CCTTGCCTGAGGTGAAGACTGTGGGGTTGGAAGTGAGCCAGCCGTGATCAAGTTAGTACTCGGCCCCGGTTTCAGTGACGAGGGCATAGACCTCGGCTTTGTCGGCGGAGCTGAGGCCATCTCCAGGGTGGGTCCGTTCCGACCCCTGCAAGACGAATGCAGCTCCGCCGACGAGTCTTCTCCCTATTTCGCATGTGATAACTACTGACTGAAGGCGGGTAGTGGTCGGAGCCAAAGCAAATCAGCGGCTGTGATTTGCGACGGGCTACGGCCGATGTTAGCGTGGCATTTCAATCTGGAGTTTCCTCGGTCGTCCGAGTACGTAACAGTGAAAGGATCGTTTTGGGGGCGGTTTTCAGCACGACAATGTTCACGATTGCGTTCTTGGTTGTAGCAGGCCTACTTCAAATGCTGGCATCGCAGGTTAAGTCCGGCGATTCGAAGCCTAACTATACGTTTGGCATCCGCTCAAAGGCTACTCTGTCGTCTGAGCGTGCATGGAACGCTGCACACACTTCGGCGCTAGGTGCCCTGAAAGCTATTCCGGTGATGCTCATCGGCTTTGTGGCAACACTGTGGGTCATATTCGCAGTACTACCTAAGGATGATTCAAGTGTTCCGTGGATCTTCTTCTCGGGTATGGGGTTCACGGCCATCATGGTGGCCCTGCTCATGCACATGTACTACAAAGCTGATTCGCTGGCTAGACGCATTACTGAGGGCGATGAATAATCCAAAGCGGTAATCAGTCTACAACTAAATTTCTTTTCATTAAT
Above is a genomic segment from Arthrobacter sp. YN containing:
- a CDS encoding SdpI family protein, which translates into the protein MAFQSGVSSVVRVRNSERIVLGAVFSTTMFTIAFLVVAGLLQMLASQVKSGDSKPNYTFGIRSKATLSSERAWNAAHTSALGALKAIPVMLIGFVATLWVIFAVLPKDDSSVPWIFFSGMGFTAIMVALLMHMYYKADSLARRITEGDE